The Mytilus edulis chromosome 12, xbMytEdul2.2, whole genome shotgun sequence genome contains a region encoding:
- the LOC139497990 gene encoding uncharacterized protein has product MNNNVSRFGPRNANDGKRNQVATNGDCTHTTDQDPDKWWTVYFGNMYTIESVHIYARTDCCPERHSDFDIRIHNTSDWSSQHTLFHKQIGQAPAKIIINCTDYISGKYLTVYKKNDRHNYPLTLCEVEVYGNAVTGKTVNTNTLKPTTGTTITNQIRHKMNLTTNASRNFGIQPTENMNMCLCKRSANDNYQQQNLNYSKEERYFLINERIKILEKELTIDKSKLSSTKRRNTCAKDDRKSSQHLGTLGIIVLVSITVCIVLSDLVDLIRNINKPRCRWCMRKRKKKK; this is encoded by the exons ATGAATAATAACGTTTCAAGATTTGGACCAAGGAATGCTAATGATGGAAAGAGAAATCAGGTGGCAACTAATGGTGACTGTACGCACACTACAGATCAAGATCCTGATAAATGGTGGACGGTATATTTTGGAAATATGTATACTATTGAAAGCGTTCACATTTATGCAAGAACAGATTGCTGTC CTGAACGACACAGCGACTTTGATATACGAATACATAATACATCTGATTGGAGTAGTCAGCATACTCTTTTCCATAAGCAAATTGGACAGGCACctgctaaaattatcattaacTGTACTGACTACATATCAGGAAAATATTTGACAGTATATAAGAAAAATGATCGTCATAACTATCCGTTGACATTATGTGAAGTAGAGGTCTATGGAAATGCAGTTACTGGAAAAACAGTTAATACAAATACTTTAAAGCCAACAACTGGAACCACAATAACAAATCAAATTAGACATAAAATGAACTTGACTACCAATGCCAGCAGGAACTTTGGTATCCAACCAACAG aaaacATGAATATGTGTCTCTGCAAGCGCTCGGCCAATGACAATTATCAACAACAAAACCTTAACTACTCAAAAGAAGAAAGATATTTTCTGATAAATGAAAGAATCAAAATACTAGAAAAGGAACTAACAATTGATAAGTCGAAATTGTCAAGTACGAAAAGAAGGAATACATGTGCAAAAGATGATCGAAAGTCCTCCCAACACTTAGGAACTCTGGGAATAATTGTACTTGTTTCTATCACGGTATGCATTGTTTTGAGTGACTTAGTTGATCTGATAAGAAATATAAACAAACCTCGTTGTAGATGGTGTAtgcgaaaaagaaaaaagaaaaaatga